The following DNA comes from Candidatus Methylomirabilota bacterium.
AGTCGCTCTGATTCCCCGACCATGTCCAGTACGGCGCGAACAAGGTCGCCGAAGGCTGGACGCTCCTCGCGTTTGCGCTCGCGCGCTATCCCGACAAGCTCTGCACCCACGAAGTGCTCTGCAATAGCTTCCGCAATCCGGCGCACCTGGCCAAGATGGTCGCGCCCGCGCAGGCGCTGTCCGGCGGGCGGGTCATCCTGGGCATCGGCGCCGGCTGGAACGAGGAGGAGTATCGCGCCTACGGCTGGCCCTTCCCGCCGACGCGCGTTCGCATCGCCCAACTGAGCGAGGCCATAGAGCTGATCCGGCTCATGTGGACCAGGTCGCCGGCGACGTACCAGGGCGAGCACTATCAGATCAGCGGCGCCTACTGCGAGCCGAAGCCCGACCCCATTCCGCCCATCGTCGTGGGCGGCCACGGCGAGAAATACCTGCTGCGCGCCGTGGCGAAGCACGCCGACTGGTGGAACTACAGCTTCCGCGACGACGCGACGTATGCTCACAAGCAGGAAGTGCTCAAGAGCCACTGCCGGGATGTCGGGCGGGACTATGACGAGATCACGCAGGTCATCCGCGTCGGCATCCTGATCGCCGAGACCGAGGGCGAGGTCGAGCGGCTGAAGACGCAGCCTCACATCCGGCCCATGCAGGACATCCGCCTGGCCGGCACGCCGGCCCAGGTGACCGAGACGCTGCTGGGCGTGATCGGGCGCGGGGCCCATCGGCTCACGGTCAACTTCGCTGACGCGCCCCGCCCGGAAGGTACCCAGCTCTTCGCGGCAACCGTTCTGCCCCGTCTCTAAACCGCGACCGGCTCGAGTTACCGCCGGAGCCGGCGGTGGTCGACCATGAGTCAGCGGTCTTGCACCACCTTGATGCCCGCGCGCGCGAGGGCTAGGGTGACCTCATCGTTCCTGATGCCGAGCTGCATCCAGACGACGCGCGGCTTTGCCGCGAGGATGTCGGGCAGGTGCGGCGGGATATCCTGCGCGCGGCGGAAGACGTTGACCATGTCCACGGGCTCCGGGATCTCCGCGAGCGTTCGGTACACGGGCTCCCCGAGGATCTCGCTGACGTCCGGGTAGTAGACGGGGACGGGCACGATCTCGTAGCCGGCCTCCGCCATGTACTCGGGGACGTAGAAGGCCGCCTGGCCGCGCTGGGCTTCTGTCTTGATGCCGAGCACCGCGATGCGCTTCGTCTCAGCGAGGATCGAGGCGATCCCCTCGCGCGACTCCACCAGGTTCTCCCTCCAGTCGGCCATGTTACGAGTGTACCAATGTGCTAGCCTCGTCGCAGGAGGGTTCCCGCATGGCGATTCGCATCACCCGCGTCTACACCCGCACCGGCGACAAGGGCGACACCGCCCTCGTCGGTGGGCGTCGCGTCCCGAAGGACGCCCCCCGCATCGAGGCCTACGGCACGATCGACGAGCTCAACTCGATCATCGGCCTCGCGCGCGTCTTCAACGCGGAGCGCCTCAAGAAGGGAAAGGCGCCGCGCTGGCTCGACGGCATCTTCCGCCAGGTCCAGAACGAGCTGTTCGATCTGGGCAGCGAGCTGGCGACGCCCGACGACGCGGCCTACGAGGGCATGCACCGCGTGGGCGAGGCGGAGGTCAAAGCGCTCGAGGCGCTGATGGACCAGTGTCAGAAGGACCTGGCCCCGCTCAAGTCCTTCGTGCTCCCGGGCGGTGGGCGCGTCGGCGGCTTCCTCCACCAGGCGCGCACCGTCTGCCGCCGCGGCGAGCGCCGGATCCTGGCGCTCTCGCGCGTCGAGCCGCTGAGCCCCTGGCCGCTCGCCTACGTCAACCGGCTGGGCGACCTCCTGTTCGTGCTCTCACGCTGGGTCGGCAAGAAGGGCGGCGAGACGGAATATCTCTGGGAGCGGGGGCTCGCTTCCCACGCGCGCAAGAGGACATGACGGCGAGCTTCACCATACGGCGCGCGCTGCCGGAGGACCACGCCGCGGTCGCGCGCGAGCTCGCGGACTATCTCGC
Coding sequences within:
- a CDS encoding cob(I)yrinic acid a,c-diamide adenosyltransferase; the protein is MAIRITRVYTRTGDKGDTALVGGRRVPKDAPRIEAYGTIDELNSIIGLARVFNAERLKKGKAPRWLDGIFRQVQNELFDLGSELATPDDAAYEGMHRVGEAEVKALEALMDQCQKDLAPLKSFVLPGGGRVGGFLHQARTVCRRGERRILALSRVEPLSPWPLAYVNRLGDLLFVLSRWVGKKGGETEYLWERGLASHARKRT
- a CDS encoding LLM class flavin-dependent oxidoreductase; the protein is MLCNSFRNPAHLAKMVAPAQALSGGRVILGIGAGWNEEEYRAYGWPFPPTRVRIAQLSEAIELIRLMWTRSPATYQGEHYQISGAYCEPKPDPIPPIVVGGHGEKYLLRAVAKHADWWNYSFRDDATYAHKQEVLKSHCRDVGRDYDEITQVIRVGILIAETEGEVERLKTQPHIRPMQDIRLAGTPAQVTETLLGVIGRGAHRLTVNFADAPRPEGTQLFAATVLPRL
- a CDS encoding CoA-binding protein, with the protein product MADWRENLVESREGIASILAETKRIAVLGIKTEAQRGQAAFYVPEYMAEAGYEIVPVPVYYPDVSEILGEPVYRTLAEIPEPVDMVNVFRRAQDIPPHLPDILAAKPRVVWMQLGIRNDEVTLALARAGIKVVQDR